From the genome of Gemmatimonadaceae bacterium, one region includes:
- a CDS encoding type II toxin-antitoxin system prevent-host-death family antitoxin, producing MESIAAFDAKTRLSELLERAANGETFEITKHGRPVGKLGPPDSARDPKVVAEAVKRLKTYRGALKRMSRTELLALKHDGHRF from the coding sequence ATGGAATCCATCGCCGCGTTTGACGCCAAGACCCGCCTCAGTGAATTGCTCGAACGCGCCGCCAACGGCGAAACGTTTGAGATCACCAAACACGGACGCCCCGTGGGCAAGCTGGGCCCCCCGGACTCCGCCCGAGACCCCAAGGTGGTGGCCGAGGCCGTCAAGCGACTCAAAACGTATCGCGGTGCCCTCAAGCGCATGAGCCGCACCGAACTGCTCGCACTCAAACACGACGGGCACCGCTTTTAA